From a single Candidatus Brevundimonas phytovorans genomic region:
- the guaB gene encoding IMP dehydrogenase has translation MEIREGLTFDDVLLEPGPSEIMPAMADVSTQLTRNIKLNIPLLSSAMDTVTESRLAIAMAQAGGLGVLHRNMTIEEQAEQVRTVKRYESGMVINPVTVSPDTTLGEVRQIVAAKKISGFPVVDPATGKLVGMLTNRDMRFESDPSIKASALMTTGDLITVREGAGREEAWNLLRTRKIERVIVVDEDYRAVGLITMKDIEKAHAFPNAAKDEQGRLLVGAASTVGDSGYERAMALADAGCDVVVIDTAHGHSASVAQVVERIKRENNRLQIIAGNVATYDATRALIDAGADAVKVGIGPGSICTTRIVAGVGVPQLTAVMDAARAARDSGSPVIADGGIKYSGDLAKAIAAGASVAMMGSMFAGTDESPGEVFLYQGRSYKSYRGMGSVGAMGAGSADRYFQKEVSTEKLVPEGIEGQTAYKGPIAPVLHQMVGGLRASMGYVGAGTIKAFQERARFVRITNAGLRESHVHDVMITREAPNYRQG, from the coding sequence ATGGAGATACGCGAAGGCCTTACCTTCGACGATGTTTTGCTCGAACCCGGCCCGTCCGAGATCATGCCTGCGATGGCGGATGTCTCGACCCAGCTGACGCGCAACATCAAACTGAACATCCCGCTGCTGTCGTCCGCCATGGACACAGTGACTGAAAGCCGTCTGGCCATCGCCATGGCCCAGGCCGGCGGTCTGGGCGTGCTTCACCGCAACATGACCATCGAGGAGCAGGCCGAACAGGTCCGCACCGTCAAACGCTATGAAAGCGGCATGGTCATCAACCCGGTGACGGTGTCGCCCGACACGACCCTGGGCGAGGTTCGCCAGATCGTCGCCGCCAAGAAGATTTCCGGCTTCCCGGTGGTCGATCCGGCAACGGGCAAGCTGGTCGGCATGCTGACCAACCGCGACATGCGTTTCGAGAGCGATCCGTCGATCAAGGCCTCGGCCCTGATGACCACAGGCGATCTGATCACCGTGCGCGAAGGCGCCGGTCGTGAAGAGGCGTGGAACCTGCTGCGCACCCGCAAGATCGAACGCGTCATCGTCGTCGACGAAGATTATCGCGCGGTCGGCCTGATCACGATGAAGGACATCGAGAAGGCCCACGCCTTCCCGAACGCCGCCAAGGACGAGCAGGGCCGTCTGCTGGTCGGCGCCGCCTCCACGGTTGGCGATTCCGGCTATGAGCGCGCCATGGCCCTGGCCGACGCGGGCTGCGACGTGGTGGTGATCGACACCGCCCACGGCCACTCGGCCTCGGTGGCTCAGGTGGTCGAGCGCATCAAGCGCGAGAACAACCGCCTGCAGATCATCGCCGGCAACGTGGCCACCTATGACGCCACCCGCGCCCTGATCGACGCGGGCGCAGACGCCGTGAAGGTCGGCATCGGTCCCGGCAGCATCTGCACCACCCGCATCGTCGCGGGCGTGGGCGTTCCGCAACTGACCGCCGTGATGGACGCCGCCCGCGCGGCCCGCGACAGCGGTTCGCCGGTCATCGCCGACGGCGGCATCAAGTACTCGGGCGATCTGGCCAAGGCCATCGCCGCGGGCGCTAGCGTCGCCATGATGGGCTCGATGTTCGCCGGCACCGACGAAAGCCCCGGCGAGGTCTTCCTGTACCAGGGCCGGTCCTACAAGTCGTATCGCGGCATGGGCTCGGTCGGGGCCATGGGCGCCGGTTCGGCGGATCGCTACTTCCAGAAAGAGGTCTCGACCGAGAAGCTGGTCCCCGAGGGCATCGAAGGCCAGACGGCCTACAAGGGCCCGATCGCGCCGGTGCTGCACCAGATGGTCGGGGGGCTGCGCGCCTCCATGGGCTATGTGGGCGCTGGTACGATCAAGGCGTTCCAGGAGCGCGCCCGTTTCGTGCGCATCACCAATGCGGGCCTGCGTGAAAGCCATGTCCACGACGTGATGATCACGCGCGAAGCGCCGAACTATCGTCAGGGCTGA
- a CDS encoding MAPEG family protein produces MTIELTYLAAVLLLALVQIFLPAGARTLEFGSKWNAGARDQTPESHNPVIGRLERAQANLYETLPLFIGAVLIAHVTGAESALTLWGAALYFWARVAYIPLYAFGVPYIRSLVWLVSLAGLFMILAALFN; encoded by the coding sequence GTGACGATTGAACTGACCTATCTGGCGGCGGTGCTTTTACTGGCCCTGGTGCAGATCTTCCTGCCGGCGGGCGCGCGGACCCTGGAGTTTGGCTCCAAGTGGAACGCCGGCGCGCGCGATCAGACGCCGGAATCGCATAACCCTGTCATCGGTCGCCTCGAAAGAGCCCAAGCCAACCTATACGAGACCCTGCCGCTCTTCATCGGCGCTGTCCTGATCGCCCACGTCACGGGGGCGGAAAGCGCTCTGACCCTGTGGGGCGCCGCCCTCTATTTCTGGGCGCGCGTCGCCTATATTCCGCTTTACGCCTTTGGCGTGCCCTACATCCGGTCGCTGGTCTGGCTGGTCTCGCTTGCGGGACTGTTCATGATCCTTGCGGCCCTTTTTAACTGA
- a CDS encoding RsmB/NOP family class I SAM-dependent RNA methyltransferase — MTPAARLAAAASVLDSIAHSRQPAEVVLKAWGAANRYAGSGDRRAIADRVYKVIRARGRLVWAMGGREDGRALVIGSLSLIDGLPLEEIEALHSGDGYGPRPLSKQERSRITAEPGELPGWVAAGLPEFVVEDFKITFGDRWTEEAHALMAPRAPIDLRVNSAKTTVAAVEAELRAAGLAPQRTPWSAWGLRLAAEPAPDVQAMDIFKQGHIEIQDEGSQVACWLAGVEPGMTVVDYCAGGGGKTLGLAMQGQPVVTKAPKAQADAAPVAVWSPVGGDDAAPQPKAKAKPVEITSTIRLFAYDVVQKRLDNIRPRLARASVNADLRLLGQNGGGVEDLVRQADVVLVDAPCSGSGAWRRRPEDAWRLKPSEIERMHALQVQILDRASALVKPGGRLVFITCSMLRGENEASADAFEENHPEFAPVPIAEALNSPALTDAARERLGAIAEGGHRLRLSPASTGTDGFFVAVYERTA, encoded by the coding sequence TTGACCCCTGCAGCCCGCCTCGCCGCCGCCGCCTCCGTCCTCGACAGCATCGCCCACAGCCGCCAGCCGGCCGAGGTGGTGCTGAAGGCCTGGGGCGCCGCCAACCGCTATGCGGGGTCGGGGGACCGTCGCGCCATCGCCGACCGCGTCTACAAGGTCATCCGCGCCCGCGGCCGTCTGGTCTGGGCCATGGGCGGTCGTGAAGACGGTCGCGCCCTGGTCATCGGTTCGCTGTCGCTGATCGACGGCCTGCCGCTGGAAGAGATCGAAGCCCTGCACTCGGGCGACGGCTACGGCCCGCGTCCGCTGTCCAAGCAGGAGCGCAGCCGCATCACCGCCGAGCCGGGCGAACTGCCGGGCTGGGTCGCCGCCGGCCTGCCCGAGTTCGTGGTCGAGGACTTCAAGATCACCTTCGGCGACCGTTGGACCGAAGAAGCCCACGCCCTGATGGCGCCGCGCGCGCCCATCGACCTGCGGGTCAACAGCGCCAAGACCACGGTCGCGGCGGTCGAGGCGGAACTGCGCGCGGCCGGTCTGGCCCCGCAGCGCACGCCCTGGTCGGCCTGGGGTCTGCGTCTGGCGGCGGAGCCCGCGCCGGATGTTCAGGCGATGGACATCTTCAAGCAGGGCCATATCGAAATTCAGGACGAAGGCAGTCAGGTCGCCTGCTGGCTGGCGGGGGTTGAGCCCGGCATGACGGTCGTCGACTATTGCGCCGGCGGCGGCGGCAAGACCCTGGGTCTGGCCATGCAGGGCCAGCCGGTCGTGACCAAGGCGCCCAAGGCTCAGGCTGACGCTGCCCCGGTCGCCGTCTGGTCGCCGGTCGGCGGGGATGACGCTGCGCCCCAGCCTAAAGCCAAGGCCAAGCCGGTCGAGATCACCAGCACCATCCGCCTGTTCGCCTATGACGTGGTGCAAAAGCGTCTGGACAACATCCGTCCGCGCCTGGCCCGCGCCAGCGTCAACGCCGACCTGCGCCTGCTGGGCCAGAACGGGGGCGGGGTCGAGGACCTGGTCCGCCAGGCCGACGTGGTTCTGGTCGATGCGCCGTGCAGTGGTTCCGGCGCCTGGCGTCGTCGCCCCGAAGACGCCTGGCGTCTGAAGCCGTCCGAGATCGAGCGTATGCACGCCCTGCAGGTTCAGATTCTGGACCGCGCTTCGGCGCTGGTGAAGCCGGGCGGTCGTCTGGTCTTCATCACCTGCTCCATGCTGCGCGGCGAGAACGAAGCTTCGGCCGACGCCTTTGAGGAAAACCACCCCGAGTTCGCCCCCGTGCCGATCGCCGAGGCCCTGAACAGCCCGGCCCTGACGGATGCGGCGCGCGAGCGTCTGGGCGCGATAGCCGAGGGCGGTCATCGCCTGCGCCTGTCGCCCGCCTCGACCGGCACCGACGGCTTCTTCGTCGCCGTCTATGAGCGGACGGCGTGA
- a CDS encoding 5'-methylthioadenosine/S-adenosylhomocysteine nucleosidase (Enables the cleavage of the glycosidic bond in both 5'-methylthioadenosine and S-adenosylhomocysteine), producing the protein MSEGRSEDIYGLTVLPVMAAPAEYGAALQARITPLMTGIGPVEAAIALTAALTRLEAEDVLPDLIVSLGSCGSRDLDHAAVYQASSVSYRDMDASPLGFEKGRTPLLDLPAVLPLPCPIPGVPTATLSTGANVVSGAAYDAIDAEMVDMETFALLRVAQTFGVPLIALRGVSDGKSELTKLEDWTSTLHHVDANLAAAWDRLTEVLTTQGLAALADVPASRLDPDVFTRQEPAPSTPASDSEPS; encoded by the coding sequence GTGAGCGAGGGGCGTTCCGAAGACATCTATGGCCTGACGGTCCTGCCCGTCATGGCGGCGCCGGCTGAGTACGGCGCCGCCCTTCAGGCGCGTATCACGCCGCTGATGACCGGCATCGGCCCGGTCGAGGCGGCCATCGCCCTGACGGCGGCGCTGACGCGGCTGGAAGCCGAGGACGTGCTGCCGGACCTGATCGTGTCGCTAGGCTCGTGCGGGTCGCGCGATCTGGACCATGCGGCGGTCTACCAGGCCTCGTCCGTATCCTATCGCGACATGGACGCCAGTCCGCTGGGCTTCGAGAAGGGCAGGACGCCTCTGCTCGACCTGCCCGCCGTCCTGCCTCTGCCTTGCCCCATCCCCGGCGTGCCGACCGCGACCCTGTCGACCGGCGCCAATGTCGTTTCGGGCGCCGCCTATGACGCCATCGACGCCGAGATGGTGGACATGGAGACCTTCGCCCTGCTGCGCGTCGCCCAGACCTTCGGCGTGCCTCTGATCGCCCTGCGCGGGGTCAGCGACGGCAAGAGCGAGCTGACGAAGCTTGAGGACTGGACCTCCACCCTGCATCACGTCGACGCCAACCTGGCCGCCGCCTGGGACCGTCTGACCGAGGTGCTGACGACGCAAGGGTTGGCCGCCTTGGCCGATGTCCCGGCTTCGCGACTTGATCCCGACGTCTTCACCCGTCAAGAACCCGCCCCATCAACGCCCGCTTCGGATTCTGAGCCCTCATGA
- the guaA gene encoding glutamine-hydrolyzing GMP synthase, translating to MTAPHTHEAVLIVDFGSQVTQLIARRLREAGVYCEIHPFNKAGEALRAVSPKAIILSGGPNSTTDADSPKADHALFDAGVPVLGICYGEQTICAELGGKVESGHHREFGRAEIVITRESPLFAGIGGVDHRETVWMSHGDRVTAIPEGFHVIATSEGAPYAAIANEERKIYGVQFHPEVMHTPRGAVLLKNFTHGIAGLTGDWTMAAYRDEQIAKIREQVGDAKVVCGLSGGVDSSVAAVLIHEAIGDQLTCVFVDTGLLRKDEAKQVTELFREHYNIPLVHVDASKEFLGELAGISDPETKRKTIGRVFIEIFDREAAKIQGAEFLAQGTLYPDVIESVSATGGPSAVIKSHHNVGGLPDFMKLKLVEPLRELFKDEVRALGRELGLTDAFVGRHPFPGPGLAIRIPGEITPEAVATLQDADAIYLDEIRKAGLYDDIWQAFAVLLPVKTVGVMGDARTYEKVLALRAVSSTDGMTADFYQFPWDILAKTATRIINEVRGVNRVVYDVTSKPPGTIEWE from the coding sequence ATGACCGCGCCACACACCCACGAAGCCGTCCTGATCGTCGATTTCGGCAGTCAGGTGACGCAGCTGATCGCGCGCCGTCTGCGCGAAGCCGGCGTCTATTGCGAGATCCACCCGTTCAACAAGGCGGGCGAGGCGCTGAGGGCGGTGTCGCCCAAGGCCATCATCCTGTCGGGCGGCCCCAACTCCACCACCGACGCCGACAGCCCCAAGGCTGACCACGCTCTGTTCGACGCCGGCGTGCCGGTGCTGGGCATCTGCTATGGCGAACAGACTATCTGCGCCGAGCTGGGCGGCAAGGTCGAGAGCGGTCACCATCGCGAGTTCGGGCGCGCCGAGATCGTCATCACGCGTGAAAGCCCGCTGTTCGCCGGCATCGGCGGCGTCGATCACCGCGAGACCGTGTGGATGAGCCACGGCGACCGCGTCACCGCCATCCCTGAAGGCTTCCACGTCATCGCCACCTCGGAAGGCGCGCCCTATGCCGCCATCGCCAACGAGGAGCGCAAGATCTACGGCGTGCAGTTCCACCCGGAGGTGATGCACACCCCGCGCGGCGCCGTGCTGTTGAAGAACTTCACCCACGGCATCGCCGGCCTGACCGGCGACTGGACCATGGCCGCCTATCGCGACGAGCAGATCGCCAAGATCCGCGAGCAGGTCGGCGACGCCAAGGTGGTCTGCGGCCTGTCGGGCGGGGTGGACTCGTCCGTCGCCGCCGTCCTGATCCACGAAGCCATCGGCGATCAGCTGACCTGCGTGTTTGTGGACACCGGCCTGCTGCGCAAGGACGAGGCCAAGCAGGTCACGGAACTGTTCCGCGAGCACTACAACATTCCGCTGGTGCACGTTGATGCGTCGAAGGAATTCCTCGGTGAGCTGGCCGGGATTTCGGACCCGGAAACCAAGCGCAAGACCATCGGACGCGTCTTCATCGAGATCTTCGACCGGGAGGCCGCCAAGATCCAAGGCGCCGAATTCCTGGCTCAGGGCACCCTCTATCCCGACGTGATCGAGAGCGTCTCGGCTACGGGCGGCCCCTCGGCGGTGATCAAGAGTCACCACAACGTCGGCGGCCTGCCGGACTTCATGAAGTTGAAGCTGGTCGAGCCGCTGCGCGAACTGTTCAAGGACGAGGTCCGCGCCCTGGGCCGCGAACTGGGTCTGACCGACGCCTTCGTCGGCCGTCACCCCTTCCCGGGGCCGGGCCTGGCTATCCGTATTCCGGGCGAGATCACGCCGGAAGCGGTCGCGACGCTTCAGGATGCCGACGCCATCTATCTGGACGAAATCCGCAAGGCCGGTCTCTACGACGACATCTGGCAGGCCTTCGCCGTCCTGCTGCCGGTCAAGACGGTCGGCGTCATGGGCGACGCCCGGACCTATGAAAAGGTCCTGGCCCTGCGCGCCGTCAGCTCGACCGACGGCATGACCGCCGACTTCTACCAGTTCCCCTGGGACATCCTAGCCAAGACCGCCACGCGCATCATCAACGAGGTGCGAGGCGTCAACCGCGTCGTCTATGACGTGACGTCGAAGCCCCCCGGCACGATCGAGTGGGAATAA
- a CDS encoding tyrosine-type recombinase/integrase: MLTDAALKNLRVKSKACKYTDRDGLYVYVSPGGAMTFRYDYRFNGRRETLTLGRYGKAGLSLAQAREKLIEAKRSIAEGVSPALEKQRAKRRLREARDFAHVAQKWMDDAPMADSTRNMRRSIFNREVLPQWRNRLLTEITPDDLRAHCKSIVDRGAPATAIHVRDIVKQIYAWAILHGEKIDNPADGVAPAAIARFRPRDRSLSPSEIRIMLGLLEEVATLPTIRLGLKFILLSMVRKSELQDGTWDEVDFDNAVWSIPKERMKRSRPHNVYLSTQMLDILIALKTCSGNSRYILPSRYDADAPMSRATFNRVTMAIAERARDQELPLEPFTVHDLRRTASTLLHEMGFNSDWIEKCLAHEERSSRGVYNKAEFEAQRRHMAQEWSNAVDAWEAGRSWTPALSIPETEGPRFDPRL; this comes from the coding sequence ATGCTGACGGACGCTGCGCTCAAGAATTTACGCGTAAAATCAAAAGCTTGTAAGTATACCGACAGGGACGGCCTATACGTCTATGTCTCGCCTGGCGGGGCGATGACTTTTCGATACGACTACCGGTTCAACGGGCGGCGGGAGACGCTGACGCTCGGACGCTATGGGAAGGCCGGGCTTAGCCTCGCGCAGGCGCGTGAGAAGTTGATTGAGGCGAAGCGTTCGATCGCTGAGGGGGTGTCTCCCGCGCTCGAAAAGCAGCGCGCCAAGAGACGGCTAAGGGAGGCCCGGGATTTCGCTCATGTGGCGCAGAAGTGGATGGACGACGCGCCCATGGCGGACAGCACGCGCAACATGCGGCGGTCCATCTTCAACCGGGAGGTTCTGCCGCAATGGCGCAACCGGCTTCTGACTGAGATCACGCCGGACGATCTACGGGCCCATTGCAAGTCCATCGTGGACCGGGGCGCGCCGGCCACGGCTATCCATGTCCGGGACATCGTCAAGCAGATCTATGCCTGGGCCATCCTCCATGGCGAGAAGATCGATAACCCGGCCGACGGCGTGGCGCCGGCGGCCATCGCACGCTTTCGGCCCCGCGATAGGTCGCTGTCGCCGTCCGAGATCCGGATTATGCTCGGGCTACTGGAGGAGGTGGCTACCCTGCCGACGATCCGCCTGGGCCTGAAATTCATCCTGCTGAGCATGGTCCGCAAGAGCGAGCTACAGGACGGGACATGGGATGAGGTGGACTTCGACAACGCGGTCTGGTCCATCCCTAAGGAACGGATGAAGCGGTCGCGCCCCCACAACGTCTATCTGTCGACCCAGATGCTGGACATCCTGATCGCCTTGAAGACCTGTTCCGGGAATTCCCGCTACATCCTGCCGTCGCGCTACGACGCCGATGCGCCCATGTCGCGGGCGACCTTCAACCGGGTGACCATGGCCATCGCCGAGCGCGCCCGCGACCAGGAACTGCCGCTCGAGCCTTTTACCGTCCACGACCTGCGCCGGACGGCCTCGACCCTGCTGCACGAGATGGGCTTCAACTCGGACTGGATCGAGAAGTGTCTCGCTCATGAGGAGCGGTCATCGCGGGGCGTCTACAACAAGGCGGAGTTCGAGGCGCAGCGGCGGCATATGGCCCAGGAATGGTCGAATGCCGTCGACGCCTGGGAGGCAGGCCGGTCATGGACCCCCGCGCTCTCTATCCCTGAAACGGAAGGACCCCGTTTCGATCCGCGTCTCTGA
- a CDS encoding AlpA family phage regulatory protein, with protein sequence MNRSDPPLTRSIRKAQLLQMVPLADSTIWEMEQRGEFPKRFLLTPRCVVWDLAEVEAWLASRRRRPIRPATPPDVRKRISRPVRDADRNGVLPFQG encoded by the coding sequence ATGAACCGGTCCGACCCTCCGCTGACGCGGTCGATCAGAAAGGCGCAGCTGCTTCAGATGGTCCCCCTGGCGGACAGCACCATCTGGGAGATGGAACAGCGGGGCGAGTTTCCGAAACGCTTCCTCCTGACCCCGCGATGCGTCGTCTGGGATCTGGCGGAGGTCGAAGCCTGGCTGGCGTCGCGCCGACGTCGGCCGATCCGCCCGGCGACGCCGCCGGACGTCCGCAAACGCATCTCCCGTCCCGTCAGAGACGCGGATCGAAACGGGGTCCTTCCGTTTCAGGGATAG
- a CDS encoding endonuclease/exonuclease/phosphatase family protein: MGLSCCGCARSRLGRSGPSFASAAVALRSARMKIQISLALTAAVLLSACAGMPSPQPKGALKVATWNIEHLAERDGEGCRPRTEADYALLRRHADALNADVIAFQEVQSEAAARRVFDPAKYDIVFSSRPASGTGGGCRGKPGLNIQNQSVGFAVRKGVAWRRNEDLSALALGNPNLRWGVDITVGRDNPLRLLAVHLKSGCNSGRAASDPDCPILFDQAPVLEGWIDSRARAGEAFVVLGDWNRRIASRNDAFFAEINDGDPDAAALVQAAGGRPAECKARYRDFIDHIVAGREAAARIEPDSFEEYTYDALEADHPSDHCPVSVRIRG; the protein is encoded by the coding sequence GTGGGGCTGTCCTGTTGCGGCTGCGCGCGATCACGGCTCGGGCGATCTGGTCCAAGCTTTGCGTCGGCTGCGGTCGCGCTTAGGAGTGCGCGTATGAAGATTCAGATATCACTCGCCCTGACCGCCGCCGTACTCCTGTCGGCCTGCGCCGGGATGCCGTCGCCTCAGCCCAAAGGGGCGCTTAAGGTGGCGACCTGGAATATCGAACATCTGGCGGAGAGAGACGGGGAGGGATGCCGACCCCGCACAGAGGCGGACTACGCCCTTCTGCGCCGTCATGCCGATGCCCTGAACGCCGATGTGATCGCCTTCCAAGAGGTCCAGAGCGAGGCCGCCGCGCGCAGGGTCTTCGATCCGGCAAAGTATGACATCGTCTTTTCGTCGCGTCCGGCCAGCGGGACGGGCGGCGGATGCCGCGGCAAGCCGGGTCTCAACATCCAGAACCAGTCGGTGGGCTTCGCCGTCCGCAAGGGCGTGGCGTGGCGCCGGAACGAGGACCTCTCGGCGCTTGCGCTCGGTAATCCCAATCTGCGCTGGGGCGTGGACATTACGGTCGGCCGCGACAATCCGCTTCGTCTCTTGGCCGTCCACCTCAAGTCGGGCTGCAACTCTGGGCGCGCGGCCTCCGATCCCGATTGTCCTATCCTGTTTGATCAAGCGCCTGTTCTGGAGGGCTGGATCGACAGCCGTGCGCGGGCCGGAGAGGCGTTTGTCGTACTCGGCGACTGGAACCGACGGATCGCCAGCCGCAACGACGCCTTCTTCGCTGAAATCAATGATGGCGACCCTGACGCGGCGGCGCTTGTCCAGGCCGCCGGCGGCCGGCCGGCCGAATGCAAGGCCCGCTATCGCGATTTCATCGACCATATCGTCGCCGGGCGTGAGGCGGCCGCCCGGATCGAGCCGGATTCCTTTGAGGAGTACACCTACGACGCGCTTGAAGCCGACCACCCGTCGGACCATTGCCCCGTTTCGGTGAGAATCCGGGGCTGA
- a CDS encoding HEPN domain-containing protein — protein MKRPLRKLPLAKQRELDAAVEIIQDGFAKAVSTRRADRLKNGRILKIILFGSYARGDWVHDPVGRYFSDFDLLVVVDHEDLTDFEFWEDVEKRLLAELSAGAMRTPVSLIVHSLDDVNWKLEHGRGFFIDIARDGVVLNDTPGVAFSEPQPLPPSTALEEAIEYFEEWQEDASRRKELAEFAVSKGFNSEAAFELHRVAETIYQGLLQVLTFYSPKSHNLIRLRNMTEPLEPRLRDVWPHDTKFQKRCFELLRAAYVKARYSRHYRITDEELAFIIERIEVLRDVVREACEVRIEELRRLAE, from the coding sequence ATGAAACGTCCGCTGAGGAAATTGCCGCTCGCGAAACAGCGTGAACTCGACGCCGCCGTCGAGATCATTCAGGACGGCTTCGCCAAGGCCGTTTCCACGCGCCGGGCCGACCGGCTGAAGAACGGCCGCATCCTCAAGATCATCCTGTTCGGCAGCTATGCGCGCGGCGACTGGGTCCACGATCCGGTTGGGCGCTACTTCTCGGATTTCGACCTTCTCGTCGTCGTCGACCACGAAGACCTGACCGACTTTGAGTTCTGGGAGGACGTGGAGAAGCGCCTTCTGGCCGAACTGTCGGCGGGCGCCATGCGCACCCCCGTCAGCCTGATCGTCCATAGCCTGGACGACGTGAACTGGAAGCTGGAGCACGGCCGCGGCTTTTTCATCGACATCGCCCGTGATGGCGTTGTCCTCAATGATACCCCCGGCGTCGCCTTTTCCGAGCCGCAGCCCCTGCCCCCGTCGACGGCGCTGGAAGAGGCGATCGAGTATTTCGAGGAATGGCAGGAGGACGCGTCCCGCCGGAAAGAACTGGCCGAGTTTGCGGTGTCCAAAGGCTTCAATAGCGAGGCCGCATTCGAACTGCATCGCGTCGCCGAGACAATCTACCAAGGCCTCTTGCAGGTCCTGACCTTCTACTCCCCTAAGAGCCACAACCTCATCCGCCTCCGCAACATGACGGAGCCGCTGGAGCCCCGCCTCCGAGACGTCTGGCCCCACGACACCAAGTTCCAGAAGCGCTGCTTCGAACTCCTCCGCGCCGCCTATGTGAAGGCGCGCTACTCACGCCACTACCGCATCACCGACGAAGAACTGGCCTTCATCATCGAACGGATCGAGGTACTGCGCGATGTTGTGCGCGAGGCCTGCGAGGTCCGGATCGAGGAACTCCGGCGTCTAGCCGAATAG